GTGGAGTACTAGGGCTTATTCTGGCAGTCTTATTAATGAAGTATTTAGGGTTAATTCAAACAATAATTATTACCTTTATTTTAGTTGTTTTATTGATGATGCTACCCTTTAAAGAGAATAAGCTAGTATTAGTTTTATCTTCAGTGATTATTCTTCTTATAGTCTTTAACTTTGGGCAATTAACTTCACTCTATGAGAATAACTTTAATAGTTTTAAAAGCAGTCCCCATATTGGATTTAATAGTTCTTTTGATATAAGAGAAAAGAGTCTTTTTACAAGGTGGAACGAATTTAGTAGAACCGATGTTTATCCTTTAAAGGAGGATCCTAATAGGTTATTAGTAGGAATGGATGGTGCCTCTTTTTCTTTTATGATTCGCTTTGATGGAGATTATAACAAGCTAGAGTATTTAAAAGAGGATATTGGTTATTTTCCTATGAAGGTAGGTAAACCTCAAAAGATTGCCTTAATTGGTCCTGGTGGAGGAGAAGAGATATTATATGCTTTATTAGCAGGGATTGAAGAGGTTACTGCGATTGAGATTAATGAGAGTACAGTCTTAGCTACCGAAGAATTAAAAGAGTTCAGTGGGGATATTTATAATCACCCACAGGTTAGAACGATTATTGGTGATGGGAGAAATGTAATTAGAAAAAGTGATCAAAAGTTTGACCAGATTTATCTCTCTTTAGTAATGACTAATCTCGGAAGTGGGATGGCCAATACCTTAGCAGAAAACTATATCTATACTAAAGAGGCTTTAGGAGATTATTTTAATAAATTGACTGATGAGGGTATAGTTAGCTTTCGTTTTCATGGTGAGCATGATTTATTGAAGATGTTAAGTACAGTAATTGAATACTCCTATGAAACAGGGGTGCCTTATACTAAGATATCTGATACTATTATTATTGGCTTTAAACCAATGAAGAATCATGGCTTAAAATATCCAGTAATGTTGGTTAAGCCTTCAGGATTTACTAAGGCTCAGGTTAATAATATCTATCAATTAATGGTTAAATATAATGTACAGCCTCTTCATCTGCCTAGAATTTTTGAAGATGATTCTTTAAAGAAGATGAAAGAGGGAGAATGGACTTTAGAAAATTTGACTAGTCAAATTCCAGCTAATATTGATGCTACTAGTGATAATCAGCCTTTCTTCTATAATTTCGAACAAGGTATTCCTACTACCTTATCATTGATATTGGCAGTATCTACATTGTTACTATTAATCTTATTTAATATTGGGACTAGAAAGATTAAAGAGGAGAACTTTGTGGAATTATTCTTCTTTTTTACTCTCTTAGGTATGGCTTTTATTATACTAGAGATAACTTTAATTCAGAAATTAACCTTATATTTAGAGCATCCTATTAATTCCTTTGTGACGGTAATAGTATCTTTACTAGTAGGTGCTGGAATATCTAATTTGTTTTATTCTAAAAAAGAAATATTCAAAGATAAGAATCCTATCTTTTATTTAATTGGATTAGCTACAGTTGAGCTTATATTAATCAATAAAGTATTATATTGGACTGGAATTAAAGAAGTAGGATTTAAGATGATTTTTATTAGCTTATTACTTTTATTTTTAGGCTTTTTTATGGGGCTACCTTTCCCAAAAATGCTAGCCAGATTAAAAGAATCAGAATTAAATCAATTTATACCTTATGCTTGGGGAATTAATGGAGTTGGAATAGTAATAGGTTCTGTACTCACTTTAATTGTGGCAATGATTTTTGGTTTTAATCTAAGCTTTATTTTAGGGCTTATTCTTTATTTAATAGCTGCTTGGCTAATGGCTAAGTTAAAATAAGGAGGGATATGATGGAGATTTTGGCTGGGTTTATTTTAATAGGAATTGTAGTAGGATTATTTTATCTGATTGGTAAGAAGATAGGTGCCTTTAAACAGAAGAATAACAATGATGATGATTTTTCTTGCCACTAGGAAATAATGGAGAATTGAAAGTTGAAAATTGAGAATTAAATTCTTAACTAAAAAAGAGGAGTGATGTAAGATGAATAAAAAGAAATCTCATGGTGGACATGGATTGATGATGTTACTTTGTTGTTTAGTTATGTTTGGAGCCTTTTGGTTTGTAGGTACTTCGCAGGGAGGAGAGGCGAGTTCTTGGAGTTGGTTATTATTCTTACTCTGCCCATTGATGCACATCTTCATGATGAAAGGGATGATGGGTCATAAACATGATGAAGATGATAAGAATAATGATAATCAAAGTTGCCACTAAGATAATTGAGAATTGAAAGTTAAGAATGGAGAATTAAAATCTAAAGTTCTTAAATTATCAATTCTATATTCTAAAAAAGGAGGTAATAATTATGTCATCATATTGTGGAAATAAGAAGGATTTAATTACTAGATTAAAACGAGTAGAAGGTCAAGTAAGAGGCATTCAAAATATGATAGATGATGAAAAGTATTGTGTCGAGGTTTTAACTCAGATTGCAGCAATAAAAGGAGCTTTAAATAAGGTGGGGATGAGTATTTTAGAGTCCCATACCCATGGTTGTGTTAAAAATGCTGTAGATGTAGGTGAAGAAGGTGATGAGGTTATTAGTGAACTGATGGATGTAATTTTTAAATTTACTAAATAAAATTTTATTGATTAATGATTGTCTAAGAATTGACTTAAAGGAAATATATAATTTTAAGAATATCTTTTAAGAGGCTAAGCATATACTTATTATAATAATACCCCTAGGCGGTATTTTAAGGAGGAATGTTAGTGGAAAGTATATATTTAGTCTCTTTTATCATTGGTTTTTTTTCTTTTTTATCACCTTGTATTATTCCGATGATTACTGTCTATTTTACCTTAATTACTGGACTATCTTTAGAGGATTTACAATCGGCAACTATACAAAAGAAGATGAAAGCTCACATTGTAATTAGTACTTTGGTCTTTATTTTAGGGTTTACTCTAGTATTTACTTTAATTGGTGGGTTAGTTAGTGAAATTGGTCATTTTTTTAAGGATAATATTAGATATTTTAACATAGTTGGAGGAGTATTTATTATCCTTTTAGGATTAAAGATGGCTGGACTAATCAAACTAAATTTTCTACATAAGCTTGATTTTAGTAATAGGGTCGATGTTAGGTCTGTTCCTCAAGGCTATAAGTATCTTAGTACTTTTTTAGTAGGTGTCTTTTTTGCTATAGTCTGTTCCCATTGTATTGCCCCTACCTTTTATTCAGTCATAATGTTAACAGGAACAACAGAGATTAATGGTGCTGTAGTGATGTTCTTCTTTTCAATAGGTTTAGGTGTTCCTTATCTCTTAGTAGGATTATCTTTTAATAAGGCGATTCCTATAATTAAAAGATTGAGTAAATATGGCAGAGATATACAATTGGTTATGGCTTTAATTTTAATAACTCTTGGTATCTTTATGATGACCAATAAACTCACCTTATTAACTAAAATTTTAGATAAATTATTACCTTTTAAGCTACCTTATAGTTTTTAATGTTAAGAATTGAAAAATTAGAAGAGGAGGGATGTTAATGAACTATGATTATGGGTTATGGTCGATAGTAATAATCAATGTTTTATGGGTGCTATTCTTTGTAATTAGCTTTATTCGTCCTAAAAAGAAGTATGAATGGAGAAGTATGGGAGTAGTTAGTGCCTTTTTTGTAGCTTTATTTACTGAAATGTATGGTTTTCCTTTAACAATTTACTTATTAACTTCAATCTTTGGAATTAAGATACCGGTCCTAAATCCCTTTGGACATGAGAGTGGTCATTTATTGGCGAGTTTTGGAGTTGGGGTAGAGAAAGCATTACTAATCTGTCAAATAGGTAGCTTTATCTTTGGTTTAGGGCTAGTAATTATGGCGATAGGCTGGTGGCAGATACATCGGGGTCAAGGAGAGCTAGTTACTGATGGAATCTATCGTTATGTCCGTCACCCTCAGTATTTAGGCATCTTTATGTTAACAATAGGAATGATGATTCAATGGCCTACTTTATCGACTTTTATTATGCTACCGATATTATTATATTCCTATTATAAATTAGCTAAAAGAGAGGAAGCTGTTGTTTTAGAAGAGTTTGGTGAGGAATATGAGGATTATATGAGAAAGACTCCTGCCTTCTTTCCAGTTAGATTTAATAAAGCCGATAGAATAATAGAAGAGGTTTAATTGTAATAGAGCAATTAGAGAAAATTTAAGAGGTGACTAAATGAAGAATAGAGATACAGATAAAATAAAAAGGCTTTATGATAGGATTGCTCCAATTTATGATATTTTATCCATGGAGAATATAGAAAAAGTGGCTAGTTGGAAGGAGAGGTTATGGGAGAAGGTTAAACATTGCAGGATGTTAATTGATGAAGAGTTAGCAGGTAGTATTGCCGTTGCCGATATAGTTAAAGTAGGTAGTGCAGCAACAGTTAAGACCCTTCATCAGATGAGGGTTAATAGTGTAGGGACGGTGATTGGTTCTGTTCTGAGTTTGATTTTAGCAATGGAGTGATGAAAGGGTATCATAGTCATAAGTGTGATGAAGATGATAAAAAAGATAATCAAAGTTGTCATTAAAACTAATTGATAGTTGAATAAAGATTATATTTATAAGATGTTTAACTACGATTAGTATCTCAATACTTTAATTTTTCAATAAAAATTTCTGTAATAAATTTAGGAAATGAATTATAACAGACTTTTAGATAAGAAAAAATCACTCTTAAAGAAAATTTAGAATTTTACTTGCTTTTTAAAGTAAAATGTGTGGAAGTTACAGCTCTTTAGTGTATTTTTGGGATAAGATATAAAGCAGTAGTAATTGCTAAAACTAGTTAAGTATAAAGATGATAATCGGTGC
The genomic region above belongs to Orenia metallireducens and contains:
- a CDS encoding metal-sensitive transcriptional regulator, whose product is MSSYCGNKKDLITRLKRVEGQVRGIQNMIDDEKYCVEVLTQIAAIKGALNKVGMSILESHTHGCVKNAVDVGEEGDEVISELMDVIFKFTK
- a CDS encoding methyltransferase family protein, giving the protein MNYDYGLWSIVIINVLWVLFFVISFIRPKKKYEWRSMGVVSAFFVALFTEMYGFPLTIYLLTSIFGIKIPVLNPFGHESGHLLASFGVGVEKALLICQIGSFIFGLGLVIMAIGWWQIHRGQGELVTDGIYRYVRHPQYLGIFMLTIGMMIQWPTLSTFIMLPILLYSYYKLAKREEAVVLEEFGEEYEDYMRKTPAFFPVRFNKADRIIEEV
- a CDS encoding cytochrome c biogenesis CcdA family protein, with amino-acid sequence MESIYLVSFIIGFFSFLSPCIIPMITVYFTLITGLSLEDLQSATIQKKMKAHIVISTLVFILGFTLVFTLIGGLVSEIGHFFKDNIRYFNIVGGVFIILLGLKMAGLIKLNFLHKLDFSNRVDVRSVPQGYKYLSTFLVGVFFAIVCSHCIAPTFYSVIMLTGTTEINGAVVMFFFSIGLGVPYLLVGLSFNKAIPIIKRLSKYGRDIQLVMALILITLGIFMMTNKLTLLTKILDKLLPFKLPYSF
- a CDS encoding DUF2933 domain-containing protein, with translation MNKKKSHGGHGLMMLLCCLVMFGAFWFVGTSQGGEASSWSWLLFLLCPLMHIFMMKGMMGHKHDEDDKNNDNQSCH